Part of the Sodalinema gerasimenkoae IPPAS B-353 genome is shown below.
CGGAAGTCCTATCCTTGGCGAGCGATCGCCCCCCAGAGTGGCTCTCACGTCAGTTAAAAGACTACTTATATGAACGTCGCTATCGAGTGGCAGGATTCGACCCCCAAGAGAACCGCGTCACCTTCGAGGGGGAGGTGCGGGCCAGTTGGTTCCTCGCCATTTTCCTGAGTTTCTTGGCGGCCATTGGCTTTCTCTGTGTGGCGTTGGTGTTGGCCACTCTTATTCCTAGTCTATCCCAAGGCATTATCGCCCTAGTGTTCCTCTCTCCCTTAGCCGGGGTCTTCTATTGGCAACGGGCCAATCGCCGGGAACAGGTGTTGGTGACGGTGGAAGAGGAGCAAAAAACTTCCCCCATGCGAAACGCCGAGGGAAGTTTTGTCACAATTGTTGGGCATCGGGACGAGTTGGCGGCTCTCCAGCGAGCCATGCCAAACTTGCAGCCGAAGCCGCCAGGCGAGTAATACTCGGGAAAGCAAACCGAGGGCCAAGAGGCCAC
Proteins encoded:
- a CDS encoding cofactor assembly of complex C subunit B, yielding MDTLSLNSIAIPTLLMAVGLFFFIRASVKDRTEVLSLASDRPPEWLSRQLKDYLYERRYRVAGFDPQENRVTFEGEVRASWFLAIFLSFLAAIGFLCVALVLATLIPSLSQGIIALVFLSPLAGVFYWQRANRREQVLVTVEEEQKTSPMRNAEGSFVTIVGHRDELAALQRAMPNLQPKPPGE